A region from the Coffea eugenioides isolate CCC68of chromosome 9, Ceug_1.0, whole genome shotgun sequence genome encodes:
- the LOC113783735 gene encoding CSC1-like protein ERD4 produces the protein MEFRAFLTSLGTSFVIFVVLMFLFTWLSRKPANYVVYYPNRILKGLDPFEGSKRTRNPFTWIREALSSTEADVIRMSGVDSAVYFVFMSTVLGILVLSGLVLLPVLLPVTATDHSLHLIVNETSQGAFNDLDKLSMGHIGANSPRLWAFVIAIYLVSIVAYCLLWKAYNHVSDLRAAALESPEVKAEQFAIVVRDIPPPPDGQTRKEQVDSYFKAIYPETFYRSMVVTNNKKVNKIYEELEGYKKKLARAEAIFAESKKNGNPEGTRPTNRIGFLGLIGKKVDSIEYYNEKINELIPKLEAEQKVTLREKQQPSALVFFTSRVTAASASQSLHAQMVDTWTVLDAPEPRQLIWTNLPKKYYEREIRQYFVYIIVFLTIFFYMIPIGFVSAFTTLENLEKLLPFTKPIVKQKVVSTVLEAYLPQLALIIFLALLPKFLLFLSKTEGIPSESHVTRAASGKYFYFTVLNVFIGVTVGSSLFGTFKQIEKDPNSIVPLLATSLPKSATFFLTFVALKFFVGYGLELSQIVPLIIFHLKKKYLCKTEAEVKEAWAPGDLGYATRFPSDMLIVTLVFCYSVIAPIIIPFGVVYFGLGWLLLRNQVLKVYVPSFESYGRMWPHIFIRIMGALVLYQVTMFGFLGVKKFPYTVLLIPLPIISIIFCVVCDKKFYRSFQSTALEVACKELKEVPNMESVFRSFIPPSLSAEKSEDDQFEDALSQVSRTGSTL, from the exons ATGGAGTTTAGGGCCTTTCTGACGTCCTTAGGGACTTCTTTCGTGATATTTGTGGTGCTCATGTTCTTGTTCACCTGGCTCTCAAGAAAGCCTGCAAATTATGTGGTCTATTATCCCAACAGGATCCTCAAAGGTTTGGATCCGTTTGAGGGTAGCAAGAGGACCCGTAACCCGTTTACATGGATCCGGGAGGCCTTGTCTTCAACTGAAGCTGATGTGATTAGAATGTCTGGTGTTGATTCTGCTGTCTACTTTGTTTTCATGAGTACTG TATTGGGAATATTGGTTCTGTCTGGCCTTGTGCTTTTACCAGTGCTGCTACCAGTTACGGCAACAGATCATAGCTTGCACTTAATTGTTAATGAAACCAGCCAAGGGGCCTTTAATGATCTTGACAAGCTGTCCATGGGCCACATTGGA GCAAACAGTCCTCGATTGTGGGCATTTGTGATAGCTATATATTTGGTTTCTATTGTTGCATATTGCCTCTTATGGAAAGCATACAATCATGTTTCTGATTTACGAGCAGCAGCTCTGGAGTCTCCCGAGGTGAAAGCTGAGCAATTTGCTATTGTGGTAAGAGACATACCTCCACCTCCTGATGGACAAACCAGGAAAGAACAGGTTGACTCATACTTTAAAGCAATCTACCCAGAGACTTTTTATCGATCCATGGTGGTCACAAATAACAAGAAG GTTAACAAAATTTATGAAGAGCTGGAAGGTTACAAAAAGAAGCTTGCTCGTGCAGAGGCCATATTTGCAGAGTCAAAGAAGAATGGAAATCCTGAAGGGACAAGACCAACGAATAGAATTGGCTTTCTTGGTCTAATTGGTAAAAAAGTAGACTCAATAGAATATTACAATGAGAAGATCAATGAATTAATTCCAAAATTAGAAGCTGAACAAAAGGTCACTCTCAGAGAGAAACAGCAACCTTCAGCTCTGGTTTTCTTCACCAGTAGGGTAACCGCAGCTTCTGCATCACAGAGTCTACATGCTCAAATGGTGGATACATGGACAGTCTTGGATGCTCCTGAACCACGCCAGCTAATATGGACTAATCTGCCTAAGAAGTACTATGAGAGAGAAATCCGTCAGTATTTTGTGTACATTATTGTGTTCTTGACCATATTCTTTTATATGATTCCTATTGGGTTTGTTTCCGCATTTACAACTCTGGAAAATTTGGAGAAACTTCTCCCATTTACAAAACCAATTGTGAAGCAGAAGGTGGTTAGTACGGTGTTAGAGGCCTACTTGCCTCAGCTTGCACTCATCATATTCCTGGCTTTGCTACCaaagtttcttttgtttctatCCAAGACGGAGGGCATCCCTTCAGAAAGCCATGTTACAAGAGCTGCATCCGGGAAGTACTTTTACTTTACAGTGCTCAACGTGTTTATTGGTGTTACAGTGGGTTCTTCCCTTTTTGGTACGTTTAAGCAGATTGAGAAGGATCCAAATAGTATTGTTCCTCTGTTAGCAACTAGCCTTCCAAAGAGTGCAACTTTCTTCTTGACTTTTGTGGCATTGAA GTTCTTTGTTGGTTATGGGCTTGAGCTTTCCCAGATAGTTCCATTGATAATATTCCATCTGAAGAAAAAGTACTTGTGTAAGACTGAAGCTGAAGTTAAAGAAGCTTGGGCTCCTGGAGATCTTGGATACGCTACTCGATTTCCTAGTGACATGCTGATTGTTACTCTTGTGTTTTGCTATTCTGTCATAGCTCCTATAATCATTCCATTTGGAGTCGTGTACTTTGGTTTGGGATGGCTCCTTCTACGGAATCAG GTTCTTAAAGTATATGTTCCATCATTTGAGAGCTATGGGAGGATGTGGCCTCACATATTCATACGTATCATGGGTGCCTTGGTTTTGTATCAAGTTACAATGTTCGGCTTCCTTGGAGTCAAGAAGTTCCCCTATACTGTGCTGCTCATTCCTCTTCCAATAATATCAATCATTTTTTGCGTCGTTTGTGACAAAAAGTTCTATAGATCCTTCCAGTCGACTGCCCTCGAGGTTGCTTGCAAAGAATTGAAGGAAGTTCCTAACATGGAATCTGTCTTCAGATCTTTCATTCCACCAAGTCTGAGTGCCGAGAAATCGGAAGACGATCAGTTTGAAGATGCATTATCTCAAGTTTCAAGAACAGGTTCCACTCTTTGA